Within Actinoplanes sp. L3-i22, the genomic segment CGACCAACCCAACACCAAATTCCTCGGACGTACGTCGGGCAACACGATGACCTTCACCAACACGTCGGGTGCGCAGGTCGCGTCGTTCAACAAGCCGTCCAGTGCGAACGTCTGGGGCTGTGACGGCAACCTCGCCGCCCCGAACGACCTGGTCGTCGGCCCGATCGCGCGCACTCTGTGCGCGGCGCTGAACCGGGGCACGCTCGGCACCATCGACACGCAGCCCGGTGGCTCGGCGGCCGACTTCTACAAGAACAGCCCGACGAACCAGTACGCGCGGATCATCCACGCGAACATGGCGGACGGGAAGGCTTACGCGTTCGCGTTTGACGACGTACAAAATCAAGAGTCTCTGGTCTATTCGAACAATCCCTCGTCGGCCGGAGTCACCCTCTCGCCGTTCACCGGCGGCACCGGAGGTGGCGGCGGCAGCACCGGCGCCACCACCATCGCCGCGCCCGGCGGCAAGTGCGTCGACGTGGCCGGCGACGACATCGGCGGTGACGGCGCCGCCGTGCAGCTGTGGGACTGCCAGTCCTACGCCGTCGACCAGCACTGGGCGTGGACCGGCCAGTCGCTGACCACGCTCGGGATGTGCCTGGACATCGCCGGCGGCGGCACCGCCAACGGCAGCGTGCTGCAGCTGCACAACTGCACCGGCAACGCGGCGCAGACGTGGATCGCCAACAGCAACGGCAGCATCAGCAACCCGCAGTCCGGCCGGTGTATCGACACGCCGTCCGGCAACACCGCCAACGGCACCCGCCTGCAGATCTGGGACTGCAACGGGACCGCCGCCCAGAAGTTCGCCAAGTCCTGACCGCCGGGTCCCCGGACACCCTCGGGGGTGTCCGGGGATCGCGTTTCAGTTCCCGTAGCGCGCCGACCGGCCGAGCTCCTCCTCGATCCGGATGAGCTGGTTGTACTTGGCGGTCCGGTCACTGCGCGACAGCGACCCGGTCTTGATCTGCCCGCATCCGGTGGCGACGGCCAGGTCCGCGATCGTGGTGTCCTCGGTCTCGCCGGAGCGGTGCGACATCACCACCCGGTAGCCCGCCCGGTGCGCGGTGTCGACCGTACGCAAGGTCTCGGTCAGCGTGCCGATCTGGTTGACCTTCACCAGGATCGCGTTCGCGTAGCCGCCCTCGATGCCACCGCGCAGCCGGTCGGCGTCGGTGCAGAACACGTCGTCGCCGACCAGCTGGAGCCGGTCGCCGGCCTGCGCGGTGAGCTTCTTCCAGCCGGCGAAGTCGTCCTCGGCCATCGGGTCCTCGATCGAGCTGATCGGGTACCGCCCGGCCAGGTCCAGCAGGTAGGCGATGTGCTCGTCGACGGTCCGGGTGCGCCCCTCCCCGGAGTACCGGTAGACCCCGTCACGGAAGAACTCCGAGCTGGCCGGGTCGAGACAGACGGTGATGTCGACACCGGGCCGGTAACCGGAGTCCTCGATCGCCCGCACCACGAACCGCAGCGCCTCGTCGGCGTCCCCGAAGTTCGGCGCGAACCCGCCCTCGTCACCCACGTTGGTGCTGTGCCCGGCCGCGGCCAGCTGCCCCCGCAGGGTATGAAAAACCTCGGATCCCATCCGTACGGCCTCGAAGAAGCTCGCCGCCCCGACCGGCGCGATCATGAACTCCTGGAAATCGAGCGGGTTGTCGGCGTGCGCCCCGCCGTTGATGATGTTCATCATCGGCACCGGCAGTGGTCGCTCCCCGACCCCACCGACGTAGCGGTAGAGCGGCAGCCGGTGGGCCTGAGCCGCCGCCTTCACCGTCGCCAGGGACACCCCGAGGATCGCGTTGGCACCGAGCCTGCCCTTGTCCTTGGTCCCGTCCAGCTCGATCATCGTCGTGTCGATCAGCCCCTGCTCCTCGGCGTCCAGCCCGGTCACCGCGGCGGCGATCGCCCCGTTGACCGCCGCGACCGCCCGACTGACCCCCTTGCCGTGGAACCGCTCCGGGTCACCGTCACGCAGCTCGACCGCCTCGTTCGCCCCCGTCGACGCGCCGGACGGCACCGCCGCCCGCCCGAACGAGCCGTCCACCAGCACCACATCGACCTCGACACTCGGGTTGCCCCGGCTGTCGAGGATCTGCCGCCCGATCACCCGGCTGATAGCCGTCATCGCCAACTCCCTGGTCCCGTCGTCACTGGCCGGGACCAGCCTGGCCGCCCACGGGCCGCCCTGTCACCGCGACAAGGATCGCGTTGACCCGCACCCCGAGGTACGGGTCTAGAGTCCCCGACTCTCCCGATCAGAGCTGCTATAGGCTGCCGTCGCAGTGATCTTGGGGGATGTCTTGACTCTCGCACTCCGGCACACCGGATTCGTCACCGCGGCCGCACTGGTCGCCTCACTCATCACCACCTCACCGGCCTTCGCCGCCACCGCGGCGCCGAAGGTCTACGCGTTCACCTCGCAATACTGGGTCGGTGGCGTCACGCCGGTGACCTTCGAGACGCAACCGGGCGAGGACCTGGCCGCGGTCACCAGCCTGACCCTGTTCGCCGACGGCAAGGAGGTCGGCACGGACACCGCCGCGCCCTGGGGCATCGACTGGGACACCACCGGTTTCGACGGTCTGCTGCTCCTGAGCACCCGGGCCACCACGGCGAGCGGTTCGGTCACGACGGACGGCGTCCATGTCAACGTCGACAACAACGCGCCGACCGACCTGACCGTCGGGTTCCCCCGGCAGAACGGTTACATCGGCCAGGGCGGTGAACTCGCCGTGGACGCGAACGACGACGTCTTCGTCATCGGCTCCGAGCTGATCGTCAACGGCGAGGTGGTCTCGTCGAAGAACCTCGCCGACGGCGGCAACCTCGACCTGCCCTGGAACGTGGCGGTTCCGAACGGCCCCACCAGCATGACGGTTCGCGTCCGGGACAAGGTCGGCAACGTGACCGCCCTGACCAGGACGGTCATCGTCGACAACGACCGCCCGGTGATCACCGGCAGCACCACCGCCGGCAGCGTGGTCCGGGGCAGCTTCACCGTCTCGCTGAGCGGCTACCGGGACACCAGCCCGTTCATCGCCTTCGAGGCCTCGCTCGACACCCCGACGCACTTCCGCTCGTACGGCCGGGAGAACTCCCGCACGGTCGCCATCAACAGCCGCGAGGTTCCGGACGGGAAGTACACGCTCGGCTGGCACGCCTTCGACGCGGCCGGCAACGAGGCGGTCCTGAGCCGGTCCCTGATCGTCGACAACCGGGCGCCCACGGTGTCGATCGGCAAAGCGCCGAAGAACCAGGCGAAGGTCGGGAAGAAGTTCGCGGTCCTCGCGAAGGCGAGCGACACCTACGGCATCGCCAAGGTGCAACTGCTGGTCAACGGCAAGGTCGTCAAGACCGACACCGCCGCGAGCTACTCCTTCGTGATCGACCCGAAGAAATACGGCAAGAAATTTACGGTACGAATCCGCGCCTACGACCGGGCCGGCAACGTCCGCGACACCACGACGCGAACCTACAAGCGCTAGCCCGCACACCGATGCGCCGCGTCCGGGACCCCGGTCCCGCGCGGCGCATCGGGACGGTTACGGCAGCTCGGACGGGCGGTGGGTGGTCGTCCCGGCGGCGGTGTGCACGACGACCGTCAGCTTGTCGACCTCGCCGCCCTCCGCGCCCGGCCACCAGGCGGCCCACCAACCCGCCTTCACGCTGGCCTGGAAGACCTTGCCGCGGTCCAGCCGGACCTCGACGCCGGTGACCCCGGGACCGGCCAGGCCGACGATGTTGGACCACATGCCGCGGCCGGAACCCAGCGAGCTCATCGTCTCCAGGGTGACCCCGTTCGGGGCCGGGGCCGGCGGCTTCGACGTCGCGTCGGTCAGGCCCATCGACGCGAACTGGTCGGCGCCGGCGGCGAGACACTCGATGACGGCGTCCCCCTTGCGCATGATCAGCAGAGTGGCCCTACCGCGCTGCTCGGCCAGCAGCACGTCGGCCGGGTCAGCGGTCGTCGCGCCGCCGCCGACCTGGTTGCCGGCGCACTCCCGGGCCTGCGGCAGCACCTGGTCACCGGTCCGGGAGGTGGGCGCGGCCGTCCAGGACGCCACCGCTTCCTCGGCCGCGCCGGGGATCAGGGCCGGCACCACGACCGCCCCCACGACACCGGCCACGGCGGCCGCGGCCCCGGCGAGCAGCCAGCGGCGACGGGACAGCCGGGCCGGCTGTCCGGCGGTCATCATCCGCTCCACGGCGGCCTGCGAGCGGGTCCATTCCATGGCACTGGGCTCGCGCCCCCGGGCCGGGTCGAGCACGGCGAGGCTCCGCAGGTCGTTCATGCGTTCGTCCATGACTGCTGCTCCTTGAAAACGGAGGAGAAAGAGGCGGTGGAGGCGGTGCCACCGGGGTCGAGGGCGGTCTGCAGCCGGGTCCGGGCGCGGGACAGCCGCATCGCGAACGTCGACCGCCGGCAGCCCAGCACGGTCGCCGCCTGCTCGGCGGTCAGTCCGTCGAAGGCGACCAGCGCGAGCACCTCACGGTCCGCGGCACTCAGCGACCGCCAGGCCGCGGCCAGGTCGACCCGGTCCGCGGCCGCACCGGCGCCGTCCGGCGCGTGCTGGACCTCGACCCGCATGAGCCGGACGTCGAGGGCGCGGCGCCGCAGCCACCCACGGGTCTGATTCGCCATGGTCTTCCGGGCGACCGCGAACAGCCACGGCCGGGTGTCCTCGGGCAGCTCGTCGAGCCGCCGCCACGCGGTCATGAAGACCGTCGAGACGACGTCCTCCGCCTCGTCGGGCGGGACGCGC encodes:
- a CDS encoding beta-1,3-glucanase family protein yields the protein MSTRTRLLSALAALVAAIPIGAAVAAPAAQAVGPNLLPFTVSNSTGRGDAVYLYVIGVNLNTGRLGYVTAGGTFNAWPAGSLPPSPAPDVAIGGPGNGGSTTVQLPRNFSGRMYMSLGAKLKFFLTPDGLVQPAPWASGDPNHDILFDWSEFTYNDSGLWLNSSQVDMFAVPHVVTVSGSDGTKSTGAVVANGRQNVIDQIKAQSGWANTVVTRSDGTVLRVLSPGKAAGAGLLSSTYLDSYISSAWNAYASKTLTVVPFGDQPNTKFLGRTSGNTMTFTNTSGAQVASFNKPSSANVWGCDGNLAAPNDLVVGPIARTLCAALNRGTLGTIDTQPGGSAADFYKNSPTNQYARIIHANMADGKAYAFAFDDVQNQESLVYSNNPSSAGVTLSPFTGGTGGGGGSTGATTIAAPGGKCVDVAGDDIGGDGAAVQLWDCQSYAVDQHWAWTGQSLTTLGMCLDIAGGGTANGSVLQLHNCTGNAAQTWIANSNGSISNPQSGRCIDTPSGNTANGTRLQIWDCNGTAAQKFAKS
- the eno gene encoding phosphopyruvate hydratase, encoding MTAISRVIGRQILDSRGNPSVEVDVVLVDGSFGRAAVPSGASTGANEAVELRDGDPERFHGKGVSRAVAAVNGAIAAAVTGLDAEEQGLIDTTMIELDGTKDKGRLGANAILGVSLATVKAAAQAHRLPLYRYVGGVGERPLPVPMMNIINGGAHADNPLDFQEFMIAPVGAASFFEAVRMGSEVFHTLRGQLAAAGHSTNVGDEGGFAPNFGDADEALRFVVRAIEDSGYRPGVDITVCLDPASSEFFRDGVYRYSGEGRTRTVDEHIAYLLDLAGRYPISSIEDPMAEDDFAGWKKLTAQAGDRLQLVGDDVFCTDADRLRGGIEGGYANAILVKVNQIGTLTETLRTVDTAHRAGYRVVMSHRSGETEDTTIADLAVATGCGQIKTGSLSRSDRTAKYNQLIRIEEELGRSARYGN
- a CDS encoding Ig-like domain-containing protein, whose protein sequence is MTLALRHTGFVTAAALVASLITTSPAFAATAAPKVYAFTSQYWVGGVTPVTFETQPGEDLAAVTSLTLFADGKEVGTDTAAPWGIDWDTTGFDGLLLLSTRATTASGSVTTDGVHVNVDNNAPTDLTVGFPRQNGYIGQGGELAVDANDDVFVIGSELIVNGEVVSSKNLADGGNLDLPWNVAVPNGPTSMTVRVRDKVGNVTALTRTVIVDNDRPVITGSTTAGSVVRGSFTVSLSGYRDTSPFIAFEASLDTPTHFRSYGRENSRTVAINSREVPDGKYTLGWHAFDAAGNEAVLSRSLIVDNRAPTVSIGKAPKNQAKVGKKFAVLAKASDTYGIAKVQLLVNGKVVKTDTAASYSFVIDPKKYGKKFTVRIRAYDRAGNVRDTTTRTYKR
- a CDS encoding RNA polymerase sigma factor, producing the protein MRRAEDAERFRALHRDTFADLLRFVERRVPPDEAEDVVSTVFMTAWRRLDELPEDTRPWLFAVARKTMANQTRGWLRRRALDVRLMRVEVQHAPDGAGAAADRVDLAAAWRSLSAADREVLALVAFDGLTAEQAATVLGCRRSTFAMRLSRARTRLQTALDPGGTASTASFSSVFKEQQSWTNA